A genomic segment from Paramixta manurensis encodes:
- the glgP gene encoding glycogen phosphorylase, with protein MNAPFTYASPTLTVEALKHSIAYKLMFTLGKDPSAANKHEWLNAALLAVRDRMVERWLRSNRAQLSQDVRQVYYLSMEFLVGRTLSNALLAMGIYDDLNNALEEMGLNLADLMEEESDPGLGNGGLGRLAACFLDSLATLGLPGRGYGIRYDYGMFKQNIIDGRQAESPDYWMEYGNPWEFQRFNNRYKVRFGGRIQHEGTHKIRWVETEEVQAMAYDQIIPGFDTDAANTLRLWSAQASNEINLGKFNQGDYFAAVEDKNHSENVSRVLYPDDSTYSGRELRLRQEYFLVSATVQDILTRHWTMHQTFDNLADKIAIHLNDTHPVLAIPELMRLLVDEHKFTWDDAFEVTCQVFSYTNHTLMSEALETWPVDMIGKILPRHLQIIFDINDYFLKTIQEHYPDDWDLLSRISIIDENNGRQVRMAWLAVVISHKVNGVSELHSNLMVQSLFADFARLFPGRFCNKTNGVTPRRWLALANPSLSGVLDETIGRTWRTDLSQLAEIKPQIDFPAFIEQVAEAKLENKKRLAEWVAKNLDIVLEPHALFDVQIKRIHEYKRQLLNVLHVITRYNRIKADPDADWVPRVNIFAGKAASAYYMAKHIIHLINDVAKVINSDPQVKNKLKVVFIPNYGVSIAQVIIPAADLSEQISLAGTEASGTSNMKFALNGALTIGTLDGANVEMREHVGEENIFIFGNTTPEVEALRQNGYNARQYYEEDEELRLALTQIATGVFSPQEPGRYRNIFDSLVNLGDHYQLLADYRSYVDTQDKVDALYRQPEEWQRRAALNIANMGYFSSDRTIQEYADEIWHISPIRL; from the coding sequence ATGAATGCACCTTTCACCTACGCCTCTCCCACACTGACGGTAGAAGCATTGAAACACTCCATTGCCTACAAACTGATGTTTACGCTTGGCAAAGATCCCTCGGCCGCCAACAAACATGAATGGCTGAACGCCGCGCTATTGGCGGTGCGCGACCGGATGGTTGAACGCTGGTTACGTTCGAATCGCGCCCAACTGTCGCAGGATGTGCGGCAGGTCTATTACCTTTCGATGGAGTTTTTGGTGGGGCGTACGCTTTCCAACGCACTCTTGGCGATGGGGATCTACGACGATCTGAATAACGCACTGGAAGAGATGGGGCTAAATTTAGCGGATCTGATGGAGGAGGAGAGCGACCCTGGTTTAGGGAATGGTGGCTTAGGGCGATTAGCCGCCTGTTTTCTCGATTCGCTGGCGACGCTGGGTTTACCAGGGCGTGGCTATGGTATTCGTTACGATTACGGCATGTTTAAACAAAATATTATTGACGGACGGCAGGCCGAATCGCCGGATTACTGGATGGAATATGGTAATCCGTGGGAGTTTCAGCGGTTTAATAACCGTTATAAGGTGCGTTTTGGCGGGCGTATTCAACATGAAGGCACCCATAAAATCCGCTGGGTGGAAACCGAAGAAGTCCAGGCAATGGCCTATGATCAGATTATCCCCGGCTTTGATACCGATGCCGCCAATACGTTGCGGCTCTGGAGCGCGCAGGCGAGTAATGAAATCAACCTCGGGAAATTTAATCAAGGCGACTATTTTGCCGCGGTAGAAGATAAAAACCATTCGGAAAACGTCTCGCGGGTGCTCTACCCGGATGATTCAACCTACTCCGGGCGAGAATTACGCTTACGCCAGGAGTACTTTCTGGTTTCCGCTACCGTACAGGATATTTTGACCCGCCACTGGACGATGCATCAGACGTTCGACAATCTTGCGGATAAAATTGCCATTCACTTAAATGATACCCATCCGGTTTTAGCCATCCCTGAACTGATGCGGCTCTTGGTGGATGAACATAAGTTCACCTGGGATGATGCGTTCGAAGTGACCTGCCAGGTATTTTCCTATACCAACCATACGTTAATGAGCGAAGCGTTGGAGACGTGGCCGGTGGATATGATTGGTAAGATCTTGCCACGGCATTTGCAGATTATTTTCGATATCAATGACTATTTTCTGAAGACGATTCAGGAACACTATCCCGATGACTGGGATCTGTTGTCACGCATCTCAATCATTGATGAAAATAACGGGCGCCAGGTGCGTATGGCCTGGCTGGCTGTGGTGATCAGCCACAAAGTAAATGGCGTTTCCGAACTGCACTCCAACTTAATGGTGCAATCATTATTTGCCGATTTCGCTCGCCTGTTCCCGGGACGGTTCTGCAATAAAACCAACGGGGTGACGCCACGGCGCTGGCTGGCGCTGGCTAACCCGTCGCTCTCAGGCGTGTTGGATGAGACCATTGGGCGTACCTGGCGGACCGATCTTAGCCAGTTGGCGGAGATCAAACCGCAAATTGATTTTCCCGCGTTTATTGAGCAAGTGGCCGAGGCCAAGCTGGAGAATAAAAAACGGCTGGCGGAATGGGTGGCGAAGAACCTTGATATTGTGCTTGAACCGCATGCGCTGTTCGATGTGCAGATCAAACGCATCCATGAGTACAAACGCCAGTTGCTTAACGTTTTACATGTGATTACGCGCTATAACCGCATTAAAGCCGATCCCGATGCGGATTGGGTGCCACGGGTGAATATTTTCGCCGGTAAAGCCGCTTCGGCTTACTATATGGCGAAACATATTATTCATTTAATTAACGATGTGGCGAAGGTGATCAATAGCGACCCACAGGTGAAGAATAAGCTGAAGGTGGTGTTTATTCCCAACTACGGTGTCAGCATTGCCCAGGTGATTATTCCTGCCGCAGACTTGTCGGAACAAATTTCATTGGCCGGTACTGAGGCATCGGGCACCAGTAATATGAAGTTTGCCCTCAACGGCGCGTTAACCATCGGTACGCTGGATGGCGCGAATGTCGAAATGCGCGAACATGTTGGCGAGGAGAATATCTTCATTTTCGGTAATACCACGCCTGAGGTGGAGGCGCTGCGGCAGAATGGCTATAACGCTCGCCAATATTACGAAGAAGATGAAGAACTACGTCTGGCGCTAACCCAAATCGCTACCGGCGTATTCAGCCCGCAGGAGCCAGGGCGTTATCGGAATATTTTTGATTCGCTGGTGAATTTGGGCGATCACTACCAGTTATTGGCGGATTATCGGAGCTATGTAGATACGCAAGATAAAGTGGATGCGCTTTATCGCCAGCCGGAGGAGTGGCAGCGGCGCGCCGCGCTCAATATTGCCAATATGGGGTACTTCTCTTCGGACCGGACCATTCAAGAGTATGCCGATGAGATTTGGCATATTTCGCCGATCAGGTTATAA
- the glpD gene encoding glycerol-3-phosphate dehydrogenase produces the protein METKDLIVIGGGINGAGIAADAAGRGLSVLMLEAQDLACATSSASSKLIHGGLRYLEHYEFRLVSEALAEREVLLKMAPHIAFPMRFRLPHRPHLRPAWMIRIGLFMYDHLGKRTSLPGSKGLRFGADSVLKPEIVRGFEYSDCWVDDARLVVLNAQEVVKQGGEVRTRTRVTRAWREAGIWVVEAEDIDSGKTFTWRAKGLVNAAGPWVKQLFDDNLKLKSPYGIRLIKGSHIVVPRVHTQKQAYILQNEDHRIVFVIPWMDEFSIIGTTDVEYKGDPQNVQIDDKETDYLLQVYNAHFKQVLTRDDIVWSYSGVRPLCDDESDSPQAITRDYTLDVHDESGQAPLLSVFGGKLTTYRKLAEHAMEKLAKYYPNAGPAWTKSCVLPGGDIAGTREDYAASLRRRYPFITEGMARHFARTYGSNSELFLKEAKSLEDLGENFGHDFYEAELRYLVQYEWVRKLDDAIWRRTKQGMWLDEAQQSRIAAWLETHGKKPSLSLAS, from the coding sequence GTGGAAACCAAAGATCTGATCGTGATCGGCGGCGGTATAAACGGTGCCGGTATTGCGGCCGATGCCGCAGGACGCGGGCTGTCAGTGCTGATGCTTGAGGCGCAGGACCTGGCTTGCGCGACCTCTTCTGCCAGCTCAAAACTGATTCATGGCGGCTTACGCTACCTGGAACACTACGAATTTCGTCTGGTCAGTGAAGCGCTGGCTGAACGTGAAGTACTGCTAAAAATGGCGCCGCACATTGCATTCCCAATGCGCTTCCGTTTGCCCCATCGTCCACATTTACGTCCGGCATGGATGATCCGTATTGGCCTGTTTATGTACGATCACTTAGGGAAACGCACCAGTTTGCCGGGTAGCAAGGGCTTGCGTTTTGGCGCGGATTCGGTACTTAAACCTGAGATTGTGCGCGGTTTCGAATATTCTGACTGCTGGGTGGATGATGCGCGCCTGGTGGTTCTCAACGCACAGGAAGTGGTGAAACAAGGTGGCGAAGTACGCACCCGTACCCGTGTCACGCGCGCCTGGCGCGAAGCTGGCATTTGGGTAGTTGAAGCCGAGGATATTGATAGCGGCAAGACATTTACCTGGCGTGCAAAGGGCCTGGTCAACGCGGCAGGGCCATGGGTTAAACAGCTTTTTGATGACAACCTAAAACTGAAGTCGCCATACGGCATTCGCCTGATTAAAGGCAGCCATATCGTGGTTCCGCGCGTTCATACGCAGAAACAAGCGTACATTCTGCAAAACGAAGATCATCGTATTGTGTTTGTGATCCCGTGGATGGATGAGTTTTCCATTATCGGTACCACCGATGTGGAATATAAAGGCGACCCACAGAATGTGCAGATCGACGATAAGGAAACCGACTATCTGCTGCAAGTGTATAACGCCCACTTTAAGCAGGTTTTGACGCGCGATGATATTGTCTGGAGCTATTCCGGCGTGCGCCCGCTGTGTGACGATGAATCCGATTCGCCGCAAGCCATTACGCGTGATTACACGCTGGATGTGCATGATGAAAGTGGTCAAGCTCCGTTGTTATCAGTGTTCGGCGGCAAATTGACTACCTACCGGAAACTGGCGGAACATGCTATGGAAAAACTGGCTAAATATTACCCCAACGCAGGTCCGGCCTGGACCAAAAGCTGCGTGCTGCCCGGTGGGGATATTGCCGGTACGCGCGAAGATTATGCCGCCAGCCTGCGCCGCCGTTATCCGTTTATTACCGAAGGCATGGCGCGTCATTTCGCCCGAACCTACGGTAGTAATAGCGAGCTTTTTCTCAAAGAGGCGAAAAGCCTTGAAGATTTAGGAGAAAATTTCGGCCACGACTTTTACGAAGCGGAACTGCGTTACCTGGTACAATACGAATGGGTACGCAAACTGGATGATGCCATTTGGCGCCGTACTAAGCAGGGTATGTGGCTGGATGAAGCACAACAATCTCGCATCGCCGCATGGCTGGAAACGCACGGTAAGAAACCTTCACTGTCTCTGGCATCCTAG
- the glpE gene encoding thiosulfate sulfurtransferase GlpE — MEQFECISAQQAQAHLQQGQAILVDIRDPQSFEAAHASGAFHLTNGSLNNFLQQTDFETPVLVMCYHGNSSKGAAQYLIGQGFEQVYSIDGGFDAWRAQFPQLVESELS; from the coding sequence ATGGAACAATTTGAATGTATTAGCGCACAGCAGGCGCAGGCCCATTTACAGCAGGGGCAGGCAATCCTGGTGGATATTCGCGATCCGCAAAGTTTTGAAGCGGCGCATGCGAGCGGCGCTTTCCATCTCACCAATGGTTCGCTGAATAATTTTCTGCAGCAGACCGATTTTGAGACGCCGGTGCTGGTAATGTGCTATCACGGCAATAGCAGTAAGGGCGCGGCGCAATATTTGATCGGGCAGGGGTTTGAACAGGTGTACAGCATTGATGGCGGCTTTGATGCCTGGCGTGCGCAGTTTCCGCAACTGGTTGAATCAGAACTAAGTTAA
- the glpG gene encoding rhomboid family intramembrane serine protease GlpG, with translation MRRITDFTNPRLAQAFVDYMATRGVKLHLEQQQHYTVWLDDESKAELVENELAQFIRDPFHPRYQAASWQTGNTAGGLRYPRSSVMANIRERAGPLTLTIIFACIVVYILMQVVGDRTVMYWLAWPNGSTQYFQIWRWFSHALLHFSLLHIVFNLLWWWYIGGAVEKRLGSGKLFVITLVSALLSGWLQAKFSGIWFGGLSGVVYALMGYAWLRGERDPESGIFLERGLMAFAILWLVIGYFGAFGLAIANAAHVAGLVVGLAMALVDTYHLKRR, from the coding sequence ATGAGGCGTATCACTGATTTTACCAATCCACGTTTGGCGCAGGCGTTTGTTGACTATATGGCAACACGCGGCGTCAAATTACATCTTGAGCAACAGCAGCATTACACGGTTTGGCTTGACGACGAATCGAAAGCGGAATTGGTCGAAAACGAACTCGCGCAGTTTATTCGCGATCCGTTTCATCCGCGTTATCAGGCCGCCAGTTGGCAAACCGGCAATACTGCAGGCGGGCTACGCTACCCGCGCTCATCAGTGATGGCGAACATTCGGGAACGGGCTGGTCCGCTGACCTTAACCATCATTTTTGCCTGCATAGTGGTTTATATTTTGATGCAGGTGGTGGGCGATCGGACGGTGATGTACTGGCTGGCCTGGCCGAATGGTAGCACGCAATATTTCCAAATCTGGCGCTGGTTTAGCCACGCGTTATTACATTTCTCTCTGTTACATATCGTGTTTAACTTGCTGTGGTGGTGGTATATCGGCGGGGCGGTGGAGAAACGTCTCGGCAGCGGGAAACTGTTCGTGATTACGTTGGTTTCCGCCTTGTTAAGTGGCTGGCTGCAGGCGAAATTTAGCGGTATTTGGTTCGGCGGACTATCCGGCGTAGTGTATGCGCTGATGGGGTATGCGTGGTTACGGGGAGAGCGCGATCCCGAAAGCGGGATTTTTCTCGAGCGCGGCTTAATGGCTTTCGCTATTCTGTGGCTGGTCATTGGTTACTTTGGCGCATTTGGGTTGGCGATCGCCAATGCCGCGCATGTGGCAGGTTTAGTGGTTGGGCTGGCGATGGCGCTGGTTGACACTTATCATCTGAAACGCCGGTAA
- a CDS encoding DeoR/GlpR family transcriptional regulator, giving the protein MKQTQRHDAIIELVRRQGYVSTEELVEHFDVSPQTIRRDLNDLADQNKIQRHHGGAALPSSSENTAWQDRKMMWSAQKARIAQRVASQIPDGATLFIDIGTTPEAVAHALMNHNNLRVVTNNLNVALLLMSKPDFRVIIAGGEVRTRDGGVMGEATLDFISQFRLDYGILGISGIDMDGSLLEFDYHEVRTKRAIIENSRCVMLVTDHSKFGRNAMVNLGNMDLIDYLFTDEVPPAGVMKVIEQHEVHLELC; this is encoded by the coding sequence GTGAAGCAGACGCAACGTCATGATGCCATTATTGAGCTGGTTCGTCGTCAGGGTTATGTGAGTACTGAAGAATTGGTGGAGCATTTTGATGTCAGCCCGCAAACCATTCGACGTGATCTAAACGATCTGGCCGATCAGAACAAAATCCAACGTCATCACGGTGGCGCCGCGTTGCCTTCCAGCTCTGAAAATACCGCCTGGCAAGATCGTAAAATGATGTGGTCGGCGCAAAAAGCGCGCATCGCGCAGCGTGTTGCCAGCCAGATCCCTGATGGCGCCACACTGTTTATCGACATCGGTACCACGCCAGAGGCCGTAGCGCATGCGCTGATGAATCATAACAATCTCCGGGTAGTGACCAATAACCTCAATGTGGCGCTGCTCTTGATGTCCAAGCCTGACTTTCGGGTCATTATCGCCGGTGGCGAGGTCCGTACTCGCGACGGCGGGGTGATGGGGGAAGCCACCCTGGACTTTATCTCTCAGTTTCGTCTGGATTACGGCATTCTCGGGATCAGTGGAATTGATATGGATGGCTCATTGCTGGAGTTCGATTACCACGAGGTGCGCACCAAGCGCGCGATTATTGAGAATTCACGTTGTGTGATGTTGGTGACCGACCATTCGAAGTTTGGTCGTAATGCGATGGTTAACCTCGGTAATATGGATTTGATTGATTATCTGTTTACCGATGAAGTACCGCCAGCAGGCGTGATGAAGGTCATTGAGCAGCACGAAGTGCATTTAGAGTTGTGTTGA
- the malT gene encoding HTH-type transcriptional regulator MalT encodes MLIPSKLSRPLRLQNTIVRERLIARLANITHYRLALVTSPAGYGKTTLIAQWAADQSELGWYSLDESDNYPERFATYFMAAMQQATGGHCTRSEALAQKRQYASLSALFSQLFVELSDWHRPLFLVIDDYHLITNDAIHQAMRFFIRHQPENLTLVILSRNLPSLGIANLRVREQLLEINSQSLAFTHQEAKSFFDCRLQRPIDADDSQRLCDEVAGWATALQLIALSARQSNTPTHQSAQRLAGINASHLSDYLVDEVLDSVDETTRNFLLRSSVLRSMNDALITRITGEENAQLRLEETERQGLFLQRMDDSGEWFNFHPLFASFLRQRCQWEMGGEQKKLHRSAAEGWMALGFAGEAIHHALAANDTLLLRDILLHHAWSLFNHSELALLEEGLKALPWQLLVENPRLILLQAWLSQSQHRYGEVNMLLARAEQEMAMQQIAIDAILSAEFDALRAQVAINAGKPEEAERLANQALATLPLANYYSRIVATSVKGEVLHCQGQLEAALSMMQQTDRMARHYDICHYALWALLQQSEILLAQGFLQTAWETQEKAFTLINEEGLEQLPMHEFLLRIRAQLLWSWSHLDDAEAAARKGLRVLTNFQPQQQLQCLAMLAKCALARGDMDNARRHLVRCENLLGNGQYHSDWVTNADKSRVLYWQMTQDKTAAANWLRLTPKPDHADNHFLQGQWRNIARAQILLGHFAEAEVVLDELNENARRLNLVSDLNRNLLLLNLLYWQTDRKSAAQLALIEALALANRTGFVSHFVIEGEAMAQQLRQLLQLNTLPELEQRRAQRILRDINQHHRHKFAHFDESFVTRLLTHPQVPELIRTSPLTQREWQVLGLIYSGYSNDQIAGELDVAPTTIKTHIRNLYQKLGVVHRQEAVQQAQQLLWLMGMGVAS; translated from the coding sequence ATGCTGATACCATCGAAACTCAGCCGTCCTCTCCGGCTTCAGAACACCATTGTTCGGGAGCGTTTGATTGCAAGGCTCGCGAACATTACACATTATCGACTGGCGCTGGTCACCAGTCCGGCAGGCTATGGAAAAACCACTTTAATCGCGCAATGGGCCGCCGATCAAAGTGAGCTAGGTTGGTATTCACTGGATGAAAGCGATAATTATCCTGAACGTTTCGCAACCTATTTTATGGCGGCGATGCAGCAGGCGACCGGCGGGCACTGCACGCGTAGCGAAGCGTTGGCGCAAAAACGCCAGTACGCCAGCCTAAGCGCGCTTTTCTCCCAACTCTTTGTCGAGCTTTCGGATTGGCATCGCCCCCTCTTTTTGGTGATTGATGACTACCATCTGATCACTAACGATGCCATCCATCAGGCCATGCGCTTTTTTATCCGCCACCAGCCAGAAAATCTGACGTTAGTGATTTTGTCGCGTAACCTTCCTTCATTGGGGATCGCCAATTTACGGGTACGTGAGCAACTGCTTGAAATTAATAGCCAGTCGCTGGCGTTTACGCATCAAGAGGCGAAAAGCTTTTTTGATTGCCGTTTACAACGTCCTATCGATGCCGATGATTCGCAACGTCTGTGTGATGAAGTGGCGGGCTGGGCTACCGCACTGCAATTAATCGCCCTATCCGCCCGGCAATCTAATACGCCCACTCATCAATCAGCGCAGCGCCTGGCAGGAATCAACGCCAGCCACCTTTCTGATTATCTGGTGGATGAGGTGTTGGATTCGGTTGATGAAACCACACGTAACTTCCTGCTACGTAGCTCGGTGCTGCGTTCAATGAATGATGCGCTAATTACCCGCATTACCGGTGAAGAGAACGCGCAATTACGGCTGGAAGAGACCGAACGACAGGGGCTGTTTCTACAGCGTATGGATGATAGCGGCGAGTGGTTTAACTTCCATCCACTGTTTGCCAGTTTTCTACGCCAGCGCTGTCAGTGGGAGATGGGCGGCGAACAGAAAAAGTTGCACCGCAGCGCGGCAGAAGGCTGGATGGCGCTGGGTTTTGCCGGCGAAGCTATTCATCACGCGTTAGCGGCGAACGATACGTTACTGCTGCGTGATATTTTGCTGCATCATGCCTGGTCACTGTTTAATCACAGTGAGTTAGCACTACTGGAGGAGGGGTTAAAAGCCCTGCCGTGGCAGTTGCTGGTAGAGAACCCAAGGCTGATTTTATTACAGGCGTGGTTGTCGCAAAGTCAGCACCGTTATGGTGAAGTGAATATGCTGCTGGCGCGTGCCGAGCAAGAGATGGCGATGCAGCAAATTGCGATTGATGCCATTCTCAGCGCCGAGTTCGATGCGCTGCGCGCCCAGGTCGCGATTAATGCCGGTAAGCCGGAAGAGGCGGAGCGCCTGGCAAACCAGGCGTTGGCGACGCTCCCGCTGGCGAATTACTACAGCCGTATTGTGGCCACCTCGGTTAAAGGAGAAGTGTTGCACTGTCAGGGCCAGCTCGAAGCGGCACTGTCGATGATGCAGCAAACCGATCGCATGGCGCGTCACTACGATATTTGCCATTACGCGCTGTGGGCGTTACTGCAACAAAGCGAAATTTTGCTGGCGCAGGGCTTTTTACAAACCGCCTGGGAAACCCAGGAAAAGGCCTTTACGCTGATCAACGAAGAAGGGCTTGAACAGCTACCGATGCACGAGTTTTTGTTGCGTATCCGGGCGCAATTACTCTGGTCATGGTCACATCTCGACGATGCCGAAGCCGCCGCACGCAAAGGGTTGCGGGTGCTAACAAACTTCCAGCCACAACAACAACTGCAATGCCTGGCAATGCTGGCGAAGTGTGCGTTAGCGCGTGGGGATATGGATAATGCGCGTCGCCATCTGGTTCGCTGTGAAAACTTGTTAGGCAACGGCCAGTATCACAGTGATTGGGTCACCAATGCCGATAAATCGCGCGTGCTTTACTGGCAGATGACACAGGATAAAACCGCCGCCGCCAACTGGCTGCGTCTGACGCCCAAACCGGATCATGCGGATAATCACTTTCTACAGGGGCAATGGCGTAACATCGCCCGAGCGCAGATCCTGCTGGGCCACTTCGCCGAAGCCGAGGTGGTGCTGGACGAACTGAATGAAAACGCTCGCCGCCTCAACCTGGTCAGCGATCTGAATCGGAATTTATTGCTGCTCAATCTGTTGTACTGGCAAACCGATCGTAAAAGTGCGGCACAACTGGCGCTGATTGAAGCGTTAGCGTTGGCTAATCGTACCGGCTTTGTCAGCCATTTTGTGATTGAGGGCGAGGCGATGGCGCAACAGTTACGCCAGTTGTTGCAACTCAACACGCTGCCGGAGCTGGAACAACGGCGCGCACAGCGTATTTTGCGTGATATTAATCAGCATCATCGCCACAAATTTGCGCATTTTGATGAGAGTTTTGTCACCCGTTTACTGACCCATCCGCAGGTGCCGGAGTTGATTCGCACCAGTCCACTAACCCAACGCGAATGGCAGGTGCTCGGCCTGATCTACTCCGGCTATAGCAATGATCAAATCGCCGGGGAGTTGGATGTAGCGCCCACCACGATTAAAACTCATATCCGTAATCTGTATCAAAAACTGGGGGTGGTTCATCGTCAGGAAGCGGTACAACAGGCGCAGCAACTGCTGTGGCTAATGGGAATGGGCGTCGCGTCTTAA